The Zingiber officinale cultivar Zhangliang chromosome 9A, Zo_v1.1, whole genome shotgun sequence genome window below encodes:
- the LOC122019441 gene encoding uncharacterized protein LOC122019441 — protein MSSKTSENMQWHFKKCVSDGNLRHPADSRAWKEFDERHYDFASDPRNVRLGLAADGFNPFKNQSTSHSTWPIVLMPYNLPPWECMKPYSIILSTLIPGPKAPSNDIDVYLRPLLTELKYLWENGIATYDACDKKMFQLRAALLWTVSDFPGLGCLSGWNTYAKNACPTCADNTDAVYLKHGKKWSFRGHRRFLPPDSEMRTMPSYGKPELRELDLAPLLGSDVLRMTLNKNVIFGKSNASKPNVRIKTGSIEQMWRKQSIFFSLPYWEFNLIRHNLDPMHIEKNVCDNIVGTLIDDANKSKDNYAARRDLKNLGIMKQLWPRAQSDGREYLPPACYAMSKDEKKIFCSVLKDIRVPDGMSSDISKCVDVGRCRIMGLKSHDCHIMMEQFLPIALRRVLSKKVTAPLIILCEYFRTVCAKTLQEEELQKAEEGVILVLCQLERIFPPSFFTIMVHLVVHLAYEARIAGPVHYRWMYPIERYLGKLKNFVRNKARPEANIAEAYLADECVVFCSRYVDGNSSLNNPGTRHKETPNDEFPTLPMFPHIGRPTKGLQVVTLDDKTLTQAHRYILSNCAVLQPYRDEIKNELKRRHRYGQRPSNSQLDDMVRMQFPEWFARRVDRVNERIDDLDLRVLSRGPNPVAFSYHGFNINGFAFRTVESEKNKKVQNSGVMVQAMHDNDDHESIYYGRLTDIISLDYGGRGRIVLFQCDWVNIATGEREEHEPFILATQAQMVYYVRDPKEEDWYCAIRHTPRDTYNMGNEDDMDIMHFIHNNFSNMESILGDVNRVDVELIKTDVEGSIVDVLPVVNNETDDENFS, from the exons ATGTCATCTAAGACGTCTGAAAATATGCAGTGGCATTTCAAAAAATGTGTTTCAGATGGAAATCTAAGGCATCCAGCTGATTCTCGAGCATGGAAGGAATTTGATGAACGTCATTATGACTTTGCGTCTGATCCTAGAAACGTACGCTTGGGACTCGCCGCTGATGGgtttaatccatttaaaaatcaaAGCACTTCACATAGTACTTGGCCTATTGTCCTAATGCCTTACAATTTGCCGCCTTGGGAATGCATGAAGCCTTATTCTATTATTTTATCCACCCTTATTCCAGGCCCAAAAGCACCTAGCAATGATATTGATGTATATTTGCGCCCCCTATTGACTGAATTGAAATATTTATGGGAAAATGGAATTGCCACATATGATGcttgtgacaaaaaaatgtttCAACTGCGGGCTGCATTACTTTGGACAGTTAGTGATTTTCCTGGTTTGGGTTGTTTGTCTGGATGGAATACATATGCCAAGAATGCATGCCCAACTTGTGCTGATAATACAGATGCAGTGTACCTAAAACATGGCAAAAAGTGGTCATTCAGAGGGCATCGTCGTTTTCTACCACCAGATTCAGAAATGCGAACAATGCCAAGTTATGGCAAACCAGAGCTACGTGAGTTAGATTTGGCACCATTGTTGGGATCTGATGTTCTacgaatgaccttaaacaagaatGTGATTTTTGGTAAGAGTAATGCATCAAAACCAAATGTGAGAATAAAAACAGGATCAATTGAACAAATGTGGAGAAAACAAAGCATATTTTTTAGCCTTCCATACTGGGAATTTAATTTGATCCGACATAATTTGGACCctatgcatattgaaaaaaatgtttgcgACAACATTGTTGGAACACTTATAGATGATGCCAACAAGAGCAAAGATAATTACGCAGCACGTAGAGATTTAAAGAATTTGGGTATTATGAAACAATTATGGCCTCGGGCACAATCAGATGGTAGAGAGTATTTGCCACCTGCATGTTACGCTATGTCTAAAGATGAAAAAAAGATATTTTGTTCTGTATTAAAAGATATTCGTGTTCCTGATGGTATGTCATCTGATATCTCAAAGTGTGTGGATGTTGGACGTTGTAGGATTATGGGCTTGAAAAGCCATGATTGTCATATTATGATGGAACAATTCCTTCCAATTGCTCTTCGTCGCGTGTTGTCAAAAAAGGTAACTGCTCCACTTATTATTTTGTGTGAATATTTTAGAACAGTGTGTGCAAAGACCCTACAAGAAGAAGAATTACAGAAGGCTGAAGAAGGAGTTATTTTGGTTTTATGTCAATTAGAGAGAATATTTCCACCATCTTTTTTCACAATAATGGTTCATTTGGTGGTACATTTAGCCTATGAAGCAAGAATTGCTGGGCCTGTACATTATCGATGGATGTACCCAATAGAAAGATATCTAGggaaacttaaaaattttgtGAGAAATAAAGCACGACCAGAGGCCAACATTGCAGAGGCATATTTAGCAGATGAATGCGTTGTGTTCTGTTCTCGTTATGTAGATGGTAACAGCTCATTAAACAATCCTGGAACACGACATAAAGAGACACCAAATGATGAGTTTCCCACACTACCGATGTTTCCACATATAGGGCGACCAACAAAAGGGCTTCAAGTAGTTACCTTGGATGACAAAACTCTGACTCAAGCTCATAGATATATTCTCTCTAATTGTGCAGTGTTGCAACCATATCGTGA TGAAATAAAAAATGAACTGAAGAGAAGACATAGATATGGCCAACGCCCAAGTAATTCTCAGTTGGATGACATGGTTAGAATGCAATTTCCAGAATGGTTTGCAAGACGA GTTGATCGAGTAAATGAACGAATCGATGACTTAGATCTTAGGGTGCTTTCGCGTGGTCCAAATCCAGTAGCATTTAGTTATCATGGGTTCAACATAAATGGGTTTGCATTTCGCACGGTGGAATCTGAAAAAAACAAAAAGGTGCAGAATAGCGGAGTTATGGTGCAGGCGATGCATGATAATGATGATCATGAGTCAATCTATTATGGTCGACTAACTGATATCATCTCACTTGATTATGGTGGTCGTGGACGAATTGTTCTTTTTCAATGCGATTGGGTTAACATTGCTACAG GAGAACGTGAGGAACATGAACCTTTTATTTTGGCTACTCAAGCTCAAATGGTTTATTATGTTCGTGATCCAAAGGAGGAGGATTGGTATTGTGCCATTCGTCACACACCAAGAGATACATACAACATGGGCAATGAAGATGATATGGATATAATGCATTTTATTCataataatttttctaatatggAATCGATTTTAGGTGATGTAAATAGAGTAGATGTTGAATTAATTAAAACTGATGTAGAGGGCTCAATAGTTGATGTTCTTCCAGTTGTGAACAATGAAACAGATGATGAAAACTTTAGTTGA